In Acidisarcina polymorpha, the DNA window AGCCCACCGGCTGGGACCAGACCACGTTCTTTACCGGAAACAATGACGGGAACCGTCTGCCTGAGATCGATCTTGGCGCACCCTATAGCACCAATTGGACCTCGTCATACTTCCCCTGGAAGAACTCCTACGAGGGCTACAATACCCGCGACGATCTCTCCTGGACGCGCGGCAAGCACCAGATGAAATTCGGTTTTGCTTGGCTGCATGACCCGAAGAACCAGCAGCTGCAGGCCAACACCCAGGGCACTGCTGTTTTCAACAACAACACCTACACCAAAGACTCCTACGTAAACTTTGTGCTCGGTGACACCGCCAGCTTTACCCAGTTAAATTTTTTAGCCGGCAAGCACTGGGTCAACAACAACTACAGCTTCTATGTGAACGATAACTTTCATGTTTCGTCAGAGCTCACGTTGAACGTGGGTATCCGCTTCGACGGCATGCCTCACGCCTTTGAGCGGTTCAATCAGTTTGCGAATTTTTATCCCGCCAGCTTCAACGCGACAACCGCCAGCACTGCGCTTGTTAACGATGGAAGCGGAACTCTCAACCCGGCCGCCTTAACGCCTTTCGCCGGCGGTTCGTTCTATCTGAACGGCATTCGCGAGGCCGGGGTTAACGGCTTCCCACGCGGCGTCGTCAAGAACAGTTACAACAGCTGGCAGCCGAGGATCGGCTTTGCCTTCAATCCTGGCGGCGATGGCAAGATGGTGATCCGCGGCGGATTTGGGATGTTCTTCGAGCGCGTCCAGGGCAACGATGTATACAACGCTGCATTAAACCCGCCCTTTGCATATCAGCCGTCTGCCAACAACGTCTATTTCTCCAACCCCAACATCAGCACGGCGACCGGGACCGTCCCAGCCGTGTTGCCGTCGTTCCCCTCGACTCTCACCAGCCTCTCGTATAACTATCCCAACCCTGGAACGGCAGAGTTCAGCTTCGGCGTTCAACGCCAGCTTGCCCCCTCCATTGTTGCCGTAGTGCAATACGTAGGAACAACAGGCTGGCACCAGAGCGACGATCGGCACATTAACACTTTGCCTCTGTTCGATCCGGCGAATGGCTCGTACGACAATCGCCAGGCCGTTGCCGGGGGTGCCAATGCCAACCTGTATAGGCAGTTTCTCGGTTTCAGCGACGTCAACCAGGAAGAGACCGAGACCAACGCCAACTACAACGGGCTCCAGGCCGGCCTTCGGATCGAAAACAAGCACGGTGTCACTGTGACCTTTGCTTACACATACTCGCACGAGACCGATCAGGTGAGCAGCGATCTGGGCGGCATTTCGAATCCCTTCAACACCGCTTACGACCGCGGGTCGGGAACACTCGACCAGCGTCACATCTTCAACGCCAGTTACATCTACGCACTGCCGTTCTTCCTGCATAGCAGCAACATGCTCGAGCGTACCGCGCTCGGCGGCTGGGAGGTTTCGGGCATCACTTCCATCCACAGCGGAGCGCCACAGTACATCACCTACACGGGCCCCGATACCCTGGGTCTGGGCGGAGGCACCACCAATCGACCTGACCTTGTGGCGAAGGTCCACTATCCAAAAACGAGACTAGCCTGGTTCTCGACCAACTCCTTCGCCGCTCCCATCGCTCCCTGGGTCAGTGGTGCTGGAGGAGCGAACGCCGGGTTCGGCTCAGCCGGAAAAGATGCGGTACGGCTGCCCGGCCTGCAAAACTGGAACCTCTCTCTCTTCAAAACGGTCCCGCTCTCTTCCAAAGAGGGTGGTCCGGGGCTCGAACTGCGGTTTGAGTCCTTCAACGTCTTCAACCACACTCAATTCAACGCTATCGATGCCAACACTAATGACTCCAACTTCGGTCAAGTGACTTCGGCCTATGATCCTCGCACACTTCAACTGGGCGCGAAGATCCACTTCTAAGCGGAAGCTACAAAGCAAGGACGCCGTGGTCTACAAACCACGGCGCCCTTTGCTTCATTCCTAACCGTTTAGTCCAGCTCAGACTTCTTCATTCTGGGCAGGTCTGATTTTGCCAAGCCTTTGCCTTCTGTAATCGTCACCAGCCCTCCAGCTTTGACTCCGGCGAACTTCTCCACCAATCCATTCGTCCAATGGACTTCAAGATCAGCGTGGGTATTCGTTCCCAATCCAAAATGCAATCGCCGGTCATTGACCGAATAGAAGCTTGATTGCGCCATCACCGCCTGCGCCTGGGCTTTGCCGCCATATCGTGCTATCACCGTTGACCCGATGGCGCTGCGATTCGACTTGGTGCCGACCAGGAAGACCTTCAGCCATTTCCCATCGCCGCTGAGATCGTTTTGTAACAGGGATGGAGGTTCGTTTAAATTAATGACAACCATGTCGACATCTCCGTCATTGTCGAAGTCGCCAAACGCGCAGCCGCGGCTGCAGTGAAGGGCCGCGATTCCGGGGCCGGCCTCCTCGATTAATTCCTCGAACTTGCCATTACCCAGATTGCGGAATATGAAGCGCGGAGACTTCAGAGGATACTCGGGAAACGCCGCCTCGACCTCCGGATAGACGGAGCCGGTGACAACCGCGAGATCTGGCCAGCCATTGTTGTCGAAGTCGGCAAAACCTGTTCCCCAACTGATATAGCGCGCCTCCACTGCGATTCCAGCGGTGGTCGTTACATCGGTAAAGTTGCCTTTTCCCTCATTGCGGTAGAGGACGCTCGTGTCGTCGGAAAAATGGGTCTTGAAGATGTCGAGCTTGCCATCGAGGTTATAGTCGCCAACCGCAACGCCCATGCCAGCTTGTTCTGCGCCGTCTTCGCTCAGCGCGATGCCCCGCTCCGCACCTTCCTCCACAAATGCCACTCCGTGGTTGTTACGAAAAAAGAGGCTCGGTGTCGAGTCTGACGCCACATAGATATCTGACCAGTTGTCATTAACAAAGTCTGCGGCGACCGCCGTCATCGAGTAGGTGCGCTGGGCTTTGGCGATTCCGGTCTCCTCCGAGACGTCGCGGAAGGTCCCGTCGCCCTGGTTGCGATAGAGATAGTTGCGCGGCATGGGCAGCCCGCGCGGCCCGCAATTCACTGCAACACCTTTGAAATTGCAGTAAGGGTTGGCGCCTGGCCTGGGAATCCTGTCCAGATGCAGGTCGACATAGTTGGCCACGAAAAGATCGAGATGGCCGTCTCGATCGTAGTCGACAAACGTGCATCCGGAACCCCAACGTGTGTTGCCTTCATAGAGCAGGCCCGCCTGCCTGGTGACATCGGTGAAGGTGCCGTCGCCATTGTTCCGGTAAAGAAGATTCTGGCCGTAGTAGGTGATAAAGATGTCTTCGAAGCCGTCGTTGTTATAGTCGCCGACGGTCACGCTACTTGCCCATCCCGTCTTGAGCAGGCCTGCTTTCTCGGTCACGTCGGCAAATGTGCCGTCCCGGTTGTTTTTGTAGAGACGGTTTGTTGAGCCGGGGACGGGCGCTTCCATACGGGTGCCGCAAAGCACAAAGATATCGAGCCATCCATCGTTGTCATAATCCAGAAAGGCGACGCCGCAACCGACAGTTTCAAAGATGTAGTTCTTGTGTTGGAGTCCGCCGTAGATGGTAGGACTTACAAGCCCGGCCCGCGCGGCCACGTCGGTAAAGTGGGCAAGGAAGGGAAGTCCCGATGGCTTGCCCCTCGGCAACGGTTTGACGTTGCGAGGGCTGACGCCCTGGCCCAGAGCGAGTGTCGTGGCCGAAATCATCCACAAAAAATCCCGGCGCGAAATGTGGGTCGGTTGTCCGCTCATCTCCGGGGGCGAAGGCCATCGGTTCATACCTGAATCATAATGTGTTTCCCGCAAACTCTAATTCGGTGGAAGCCCTCCGCCGGAGACCTTTTCAATCAGCGAGTCTTCTTTTTCACTATGCAGCTGCTTTGTCCTGGCAAACTCCTGTGCGGCTTTATCTTTCTCTCCAATCGCCGAATAAAGCCGCGCCAGGCGATAGTGGGCGTCGGGCTGTGCAGGGTCCAGAGCGATCGCATGTTTGAGTGCCGCGACCGCTTCCTGATTTCTACTTTGATCGGCGTAGATACTGCCGAGGTCGAGGTAAACGAGGCGGCTTTCGTCCTGCAATTCGACGGCTTTCTTTAACAGCGGCTCAGCGGCCGCATTGTCATTGGAATGCAGCGCAATGTCGCCCAGATATAAGTACGACTGCGCATAACCGGGGTTGTTCTTGATCTCCAGCTCGAATTCCTGTTTTGCCTTATCGGGATCCCGCTGCTTGTAGTAGAGATAGCCAAGTTCGAAATGAAGCACGGGCTCTCGCGGCGACAGGCGCGCGGCCTCTTCGAGCTCCTGGATGGCTTCGGGGGTTTTGTCCGTCGCATCCAAGGCCTGAGCAAAGAGCATATGGGCCTGGACCGCATCCGGATTTGCGGCCAGGATGCTCTTGAACTCATCCATCGCACAGTCATATTGCTTGGCCCACAGGCAATTCTGCGCGAGTGTGTTCCGCAGCTCCAGGTTCGAAGGGTCGCTGGCGATCGCCTTCTGCAGATACGGAGTCGCTTTGGCGTAACTATGAAGCCCGTAGTGGCTCATTCCTAACAACAAGACGGCACGCTGGTCCTCCGGCCTGGCTTTGGTGACCGCCTCGAACGCGGGAACCGCGGCGGCAAAATGGCCCTGCTTGAACTCGGCGAGTCCCAGGTTCAGAGAGACATCAGTCTGGTGTGGGTCCAAGGCCAATGACTTGCGGTATTCGGCAGTCGCGGAGGCTAGCTGGCCCTCTTGCGCAAGGGTGAATCCAAGCGCGTTGTGGACGGAAACGTTCTTCGGATATTTCACTTCCAGCTGACGCCATATCAGTTCTGCGTCATGGAATTTTCCGTTACGCATCAGCTCGGAAGCTTGTGCGGCTAGATCGTTCTGGCTACGCAAGAGAACGGCGCTTTCCGATACCACCAGGAGCATCAGAGTCAGGGATTTGAGACGCCTCATGAAGGGAACGACGCCTCGGGTATGGCCGGCCCCCGACGGACTCTCGGCCCATCGGATTCCCAGCCTGCGCAGCGGACTCTCATTAGATGACATCACGTCCAGTATCACTTCTTCAGAATTAGTTTGATTTCGAATAATATTGATGGCCATGATCTGGTACGGCAGCCTTCTTCTCGACCTGCACTCACGGTTGCCTATTGATCCGCCTCGATTCGGCCCGCAGTCTGTCGGTACGCAAATGCAGCTCGGCTACGATCAACTCACCGGATGACTGCTACTTTGCGCCTTCCTCTCAGCGAGGTTCAGGGGAAAGACCTCGTTTCAGATGCTCTCTGCCCCACGAGCAGAGAACATCCAACACCGGGACCAACGTCCGCCCGTACGGCGTGAGAGAGTACCGCACTCGCAGGGGCAAGCCTTGCTCCTGATGACGTTCCAGAATCCCAGCCTCTGTCATGTCCCGCAGATGACGAAGAAGCATCCGCTCTGTAATCTCAGGAATACTCTTCCGCAACTCGTTCGTCCTCATCGGTCCGCCCAATAGTCGCCAGAGGATTGTACCCTTCCATCGCCCGTCGATGACGCTCATCGTCACATCGATCGGGCATGGTGAAATCTCTTTCTTTGAGACGCCCATAGATGACTCCAACTGACAATTTTGTCAGTGCTGCTTTGTGCATCAGTGCTCCATTTAAGGGCGTCTCTAACGAAGAGTCAACAGGAGCCCCGATGCACTTGTTCAACATCGCTACCCTCTTCGTCGTTCTTACTCTGTTCGGCGTCGAGTTTTCTGTATCTGCATTCGTGAACCCTGCCGCGCGGCGGCTCGAACCCGAGTCGCAATTGAAAATGCTGAGCCGTTTGGCTCTCGTACTTGGAAAAGTTATGCCGGTGTGGTACCCGATCTCCGCACTGCTCACCGGCATTCAGACCTGGCTCCGCTGGAACACGCCGGGGCGCGCAATCCTGCTTACAGCGGACGCAATCTGGGTTCTTATTTCGGTGGCATCGGTCTTTGTGCTGGTCCCACTCGCCAGTCGTTTGGCGGAAGGTACCGCTGACTGGCAGCGGATAAATCGGGTTTGGGAGAGGAGACATCGAGTGCGCATAGCAGCTCTGGCCGTCACGGCTCTCCTGCTGACATATGAAGTAGTCCGCTAAGGATGCTCGATTCAAATTCGGTGCTGATAAACGCGCGTCGTGTCAGTAGTAGCTGCCATCCAGTGGCGAATCTAATGCACTCACGGGCACAGGTTGCCCCAATGAACTATCTCGGTAGTTCCTATCGCGCTGCTGAGTATCTGGAAGGAAGTTATCGCAGCTAGCTTCAACTCACTTATCGCTTTCGACTTCGCCTGTAGCTTCACTCTCACCAAACGGTGAAACGCAAAATGCGATGTAGAAGAGCGGGTTTTCTCTCCGACATCGCATTTTTATTGTTGCTATGAAGTGGTTTACTGACCGCCGGAGGTGCTGCCGGAGGCCTGCTTTACCTGTACTTTGCTGTTCTGCCACTGTTTGATCAGCTGTGCACGATTGTTCCGTAGATCCTGACGGCTTCGTACTGTGGGATAAGGGACTTCCTCTCCCATCGTGCCTTCCCACAGGATTCGATTGAAAGCATCGGCATCAACGCGGTCAGCATCCGTGAAGTCGAAGCCCTTCGTCTTTGCTGCCCACCAGGCTGCATCATGCAGCTGCGGTATGGCTGGAGTTATTTTAGCTACTGGGTTCTGGCACGCCGGAACCAGATTCGGATCGACCGGCGAGACGCACAGGTCACCAGGAATGATTGCTGAGTAAGGAGTAAAGTCTGGTTTGCGCGTGAATACATTTGCCATTGGAGCTGCATCCGCATCGCGGAAGTTGAGGTGGTGAATGCCCATGACATCTTCAATCGTGCGGAGCATATTTACGGTGTTGTAGTTGGTCGAGATGGTTACGCCACGCTTGCTGTATGGAGAGATGATATAGGCGAAAGAGCGGTGAGAGTCGACGTGATCGGAACCGTTCTGTGCATCATCTTCCAGGATAAAAATGGCCGTATCCTGCCAGTACTTTGAGTGGCTGATGATGTCCGCGATGCGGCCTATCGCATAGTCGTTGTCCGAGATCTGCAGGGCCGGAGTTCCTAATCCGGCGATGGCCGTTGAAAAGCTGCCATTGTGATCATGAGGAAGCCGCAGTAGAGTTAGGTTCGGAAGTCCACTGACGGCCATGTCGCGCTGCCATTCGTTGACAAGGTAGGTATCGGCATTGTTCTGGTCAAAACCGCGGTAGTACTGGTCGGTCAAACCGATGAGTGCTGGTTGTTCGGCGACGGCCTGCTTAATTTGCGAAGTAAAGGGTGTCGGCGAAATCGGAATGTATGTAGGCACATTCGGGTCAGCCTTGGTAGGATCTCCGCCACTGCTGATGTAGTAAGCCTGGTCGAGATAGAAGCCGTAGTTGCGAACAGTTTTCTGCGCGCGCAGGGCCGAGTCCCACAGATAGCCGCCGATTTTATCGGCATCCAGGTCGTCGTTTGCGCCCTCGGGGCTGTCTACGTTTTTCGCTCCGGGAAGTATATTCGAACTTCCAGTGGGATCCAGCAACGTTAGCAGTCGCTCGTTGAACGGCGTGGGATTTTTTGCGAACTCCGGCAGGCCAACTCCGATGAAGCGGTTCGTGCCCTCCGAGTCACTAGTTACGCCTGAGCCGCCATTTCCATAGTTAACAGGAACCGTCTTCTCGTTGTACTCGGTGGAGTGACCATAGGTCGACCAATCCCAGCCCGTGCCGCTTACTTCTGCGGTCGCGTAGAAGTTATCCAGTAGACCGAAGGTCAGAGCCAGGCTGTGATGATTAGGGGAGATTGGCTGAGGCCACTGGTTCAGAGTCGGATCACCATTGCCGCGATCCAGGTCGCCTAGAACCTGATCGTAGGTCTTGTTCTCCTTGATGATGTAGATCACGTGATGGATCTTGTTCTGTAGAAAAGCCATGGTCGGATCTTCAGCGCGGTTAGAGAGTCCGTTGTTTTTGTCCACTCGGTCAGAAAGCTCTTGCAGCTCGCCGCGGCTGGGTACCGGGATTATATTCAGCTGCGCTTTTTCGAGCGGATAGGAACGCTGTGTAAGGAAATCCGGATTCGGACCCGCGTTTCCTGGGTTCGGTCCAGAGTTGCTCTTGAATGTCGAGACGTAGAGCATAGAACCGTTCGGGCTAACGGAGACCGAGGTCGGATACCAGCCGGTGGGAATGCGGCCTTCGACTCTGCCGGACGGAAGATCCACAACGGCAACCGAGTTCTCGGTCGCGAGCGTGACGTAAAGTTTGCTCCCGTCAGGACTGATGGCCGCGGAGTTAGCGTTCAGCCCTTGAACCTGTCGTGAGGACGAGAAAGGTGCAACGTCCGGACGACCTGCTGTATGTCTGTATCAATGACGGAGACGGTATCGCTATTCGCATTCACCACGTACAACATCCGTTGGTCTCTGGAGAGCACCATACGGTTGGGTTGGCTTCCCACTTGAATGGAGGAGAAGTTGCCAGTCTTCACATCGACCACCATCACCTGGTCGTCGCGCTGCGAGGTGACATACGCTGTCCTTGCCTCGCCTTTGTCACCGCAAAGAATCTTGGCGTCGTAGGGGAACTCGCCCTGAGCAACCGTATCCCCGGGATTGAAGAAGTGAACCTCGCGCAAAACTGCTCTGGTGGCGGTATCGACGATAGACAATGAGTCGTTTTCAAAGTTCGCAGCGACCAGGGTCTTGCCATCGCGGCTCACTGCTATACCGGCAACAACCGCGCCCCGCACCAGGGCGGAGCTGACGGCCGCAGCCCTGGTCCCTTTCAACAAGCTGCCGTCGTAATGGGGAGTAGGCGAGGTCTGATCCGAATTATGGCCAAGGAGAATAAACGGGGTGTCGGGCACGTACTGCCCTCCACTCGCCTTATAGCCATAGACGCGGTCATCGTCTCCGCCGGAGATGTAGAACCGCGAGCCATCGGGCGCCCAGGTAAGGCCGCTGTAGGTGTCTGGAATGCTGATCTGCTGAATCTTTGTCGCAGCCCCGTGCTGCCCGAGCTGATAAACAAAAACCCATTCGTCATTGGTGGTGGTACCCACACTTGCGCCGGTGATCGGATCAAGGATCGGGAAGGTAATCGGCGTGCCATTCGGCTCGTCGTTGCTCTTATTCCATCCACTGGTAAGGACCAGCAGAGTCTTGCCATCTGGGCTCAGCGCCGTGTTCACTGCTTCGGAGGCATCGGCATTCCCGTCGGCGCGCAACCCGGTAGCAAGCACCTGAATCGTTGAGCCTGGAGCAGCCGTAGGAGTGATGAACTGACCGGTCGGCAATAGGGAACTGTGCTCGTAGTTGCCTACCGGCAGCGTTGTCGTGGCCTCATTCCTGTCTTCGTCTTCGGATAGAGCTGTGGCTACAAGCGGCATCAAGCAGAGCACCGCCAGGGAGGTGATAGATAGGATTATTCGTTTCATTGCTGCTTTTGTAACGGGATCGGGCGGCCCACTTGTCACGAGCCTATGAAGATGCTGTCAAAAGACCTTCGAGGGGCTGCTCCGGTGCGACGGTTCCGCGCTCGAAGGATTAGGCCACTCGATGGATCAGTCCACTCCATGGATCAGTCCACTCGAAGGATCAGGTCGGAAGATGGAAGCTTTCTCGACGCGCAGGAGCAAAGCCGCGATTGTACGGCCCTCGCGTATAGGAGAGATGCCGCTCAACGGCGGCTCAGTGGGTCGACCTCCAAGGCGGGAATCCTGAGGCTGACAGTGTTCAAAGTGAGACCCGCCGGACGAGACGGCTAAAACTTGCGTTGACTTTCAATCTGTCAATTCTTACAGTCTAGTAATCCAGCTTTTACAGCCTAATAATCCAGCGCATTTCAGTCGACACAAAAGCCACCTCAGCCTGCTTCGTCGAAAAGGGGTTTGACTATGAAACGCACGATGGTTGCCGCGAAGTGTCCCGGATCGGTGGAAGGCTCAACCGAGACCAAAGCCCATAAGGTACTGATCATCTCGGTTGTCGCCCTTATCGCGCTCATCACTCCGTCTCTCATGCGCGGTCAGGCGACCGGAAGCTTCTCCGGAAATGTCGTCGACAAATCTGGATCGGGGGTCCCTGGAGCCTCCGTCAGCGCCATATCTCAGGGGACCGGCCAGGCTCGCGACACCAAGACCGACACCGCAGGACACTATCTGATCCCTTTACTCCCGGTCGGCACATACACCGTGCGCGTTGATGCGGCGGGATTTCAAAGTGGCGAATCCAAAGATCTGCGTCTTCAGGTTGACGAAGCCCGCGAGCTCGATTTTTCTGTTTCGCCGCAGACTGTAGTCACCACGGTGGCGGTTTCCGGTGAGGCGGTGGCCGTTGAGACTGCTAATCCCTCTCTCGGCCAGGTCATCACTTCGCAGCAGGTGGCGCAGCTTCCCTTGAATGGGCGCGACTTTGTCCAACTCGCCACCCTTACCGCGGGCGCGACTGCGGAGAGCAACCCGAACAGCTTTTTCACCTCCGGCGCCGACAGCGAAGTGGCCGCTCGCGGATCGTTTTCCTTGTCGGTCGGGGGCTCGCGACCTAACAGCACCGACTGGCTGCTCGACGGCGTCGACAACAACGAGCTAACCGCCGGCGGTATCGGAATTTTCTCTTCGATCGACGATATTCAGGAATTCAAGGTGTTGACCTACACCTACTCGGCTGAATTCGGCACCCGTGCCGGTCCCACTGTCCTCGTCACCACGAAGTCCGGCACCAATGACTTTCACGGCACTCTCTTCGAATTCTTCCGCAACGCCGACCTCGATGCTAAGAGCTACTTTGCCACCCTCCCCGAGAAGTTCAACCTCAACCAGTTCGGCGGCGCAGTCGGTGGCCCAATCCGCAAGAACAAGACCTTCTTCTTCGTCGATGGCGAACAAAAATATCAGCTTCACGGCATCGCCTTCGAGGGACTCGTACCGTCGCTTGCCATGCGCACCGGCGACTTCACCAACGACCCCTTTGGCAACGCGGTCACCGGGCAGGTCGTCAACAACGCGGGTGCCTCAGTTACCGTTCCTGGCATCGTCAATCCAAATCTGATTGGTGCTTCCGCGGATCCGTCCGTCTACCCGAATGTCTACTACCAGTGCGATGGAGCAGGGAACCCCCTCCCCTCGAACCCTGACGGGAGCCAGGCCCAGGGAACTCCCTGCAGCAAGATTCCCGCGGGGCAATTCAACAACATCGGCCAGGCGATGATCAATCTTTACCCTGCTCCCAACGCCAACAACGCCACCTCCGGCTACAACTTCGTCAACGAACCGGTTCGCGAACTCGACGAGACGAAATTCGATGGACGCGTCGACCAGACCTTCTCCGAAAAAGACACGCTCTTCGGCCGTTTTAGCTATGACCAGGCGTTCTCGTATGTTCCCGGCGGCTCGACTCCGCCTGCCTTCGCCTCTGCTAATGCCTTCGGCACCAATCAGCGCATTCGCAATCACGCGCGCAACGCCGCCATCGGTGAAACCCACGTCTTCTCTGCGACCATGGTCAACCAGGCCACCTTCGGCTACAACCGCATCTTCGACTACATCGCCTCGCAAGGAACCGGGAGCTGTGACTCTGCCAACCTTGGCATTCCCGGCGCCAATCTCGGCTGCTCTGGCGGCAACTGCGTTCCCGGCGCCTACAGCTGCGGACTGGTTTCCACTCAGTTTACAAGCGGCTACTGGGCGCTTGGCGACCGCGGCTACGCTCCCTTTCAGGGCGGAACCAACGTCTTTTCCTTCCGTGACTCTCTCGATATCACCCGGAGCAAGCACGACATCCGGACTGGCATCGATTTTCGCCGCAACCAGATGAACGTCGGTACGGAGGCCTTCCAGGACGGATTCTGGCTCATCGGCAACGGCGGCAACTTCAGCGGCCTTACTCTCACCAACTCCGGCGGTGTCCAAAGCGCCAGCATTGGCGGCAATCCAGAGGCAGATTTTCTCCTCGGCATCACCGGTGGGGGCATTCATGATCAGACCTTCGACGGAGCCGTCACCGGCCGCCGCTGGTCCATCTGGCGTCCATTCGTCGAGGACAACTGGAGAGTGACTCCGAACCTCACCCTGAATCTTGGAATCGCCTGGGATCTGACCACGCCGG includes these proteins:
- a CDS encoding CRTAC1 family protein codes for the protein MISATTLALGQGVSPRNVKPLPRGKPSGLPFLAHFTDVAARAGLVSPTIYGGLQHKNYIFETVGCGVAFLDYDNDGWLDIFVLCGTRMEAPVPGSTNRLYKNNRDGTFADVTEKAGLLKTGWASSVTVGDYNNDGFEDIFITYYGQNLLYRNNGDGTFTDVTRQAGLLYEGNTRWGSGCTFVDYDRDGHLDLFVANYVDLHLDRIPRPGANPYCNFKGVAVNCGPRGLPMPRNYLYRNQGDGTFRDVSEETGIAKAQRTYSMTAVAADFVNDNWSDIYVASDSTPSLFFRNNHGVAFVEEGAERGIALSEDGAEQAGMGVAVGDYNLDGKLDIFKTHFSDDTSVLYRNEGKGNFTDVTTTAGIAVEARYISWGTGFADFDNNGWPDLAVVTGSVYPEVEAAFPEYPLKSPRFIFRNLGNGKFEELIEEAGPGIAALHCSRGCAFGDFDNDGDVDMVVINLNEPPSLLQNDLSGDGKWLKVFLVGTKSNRSAIGSTVIARYGGKAQAQAVMAQSSFYSVNDRRLHFGLGTNTHADLEVHWTNGLVEKFAGVKAGGLVTITEGKGLAKSDLPRMKKSELD
- a CDS encoding winged helix-turn-helix transcriptional regulator; protein product: MGVSKKEISPCPIDVTMSVIDGRWKGTILWRLLGGPMRTNELRKSIPEITERMLLRHLRDMTEAGILERHQEQGLPLRVRYSLTPYGRTLVPVLDVLCSWGREHLKRGLSPEPR
- a CDS encoding TonB-dependent receptor, yielding MALRFSIPLRLLFLGLIFGLASGVWAQENAVITGTVTDSTGAVVPSITITLTNPATGQVRTDNSSSSGTYNFPNLGVGTYNLTAGGTGFQKYSRTGIVVNVAQTLREDVLLTVGSEGQTVTVHADALQTQTETSDISTLISGQQVTQLATNGRNVTALAALGLGVANNLPAFAGVNALTSANGISFNGTRVSHNVYMLDGGELNDRGCGGCFSSLPAIDALSEFQTLDSNYPPDYGVGSGGVVLMVIKSGSHDFHGSAYYFNRNEDYDANNYFTKAAGQGRPKFRLNEPGFNIGGPVWIPHVYNSNRNRTFFFVNEEWRRLIQGSSPTTANTIAASNFPTLGQPLNYTIPSNGVAPIVPATSNAPLYPANWVVGQPIPTNPDGTITIPANLIDQNAVRELNQNTFPHPNFGTNQYVSSVAQPTTVREDVVRIDHTINSKLALMGHYLHDQTSQAYYPPLWSDGSYPTVGSTLLNPSWAATVKLTQTLSPNLLNETAFLYSGNTIHLDPVAGAGSSYTQPTGWDQTTFFTGNNDGNRLPEIDLGAPYSTNWTSSYFPWKNSYEGYNTRDDLSWTRGKHQMKFGFAWLHDPKNQQLQANTQGTAVFNNNTYTKDSYVNFVLGDTASFTQLNFLAGKHWVNNNYSFYVNDNFHVSSELTLNVGIRFDGMPHAFERFNQFANFYPASFNATTASTALVNDGSGTLNPAALTPFAGGSFYLNGIREAGVNGFPRGVVKNSYNSWQPRIGFAFNPGGDGKMVIRGGFGMFFERVQGNDVYNAALNPPFAYQPSANNVYFSNPNISTATGTVPAVLPSFPSTLTSLSYNYPNPGTAEFSFGVQRQLAPSIVAVVQYVGTTGWHQSDDRHINTLPLFDPANGSYDNRQAVAGGANANLYRQFLGFSDVNQEETETNANYNGLQAGLRIENKHGVTVTFAYTYSHETDQVSSDLGGISNPFNTAYDRGSGTLDQRHIFNASYIYALPFFLHSSNMLERTALGGWEVSGITSIHSGAPQYITYTGPDTLGLGGGTTNRPDLVAKVHYPKTRLAWFSTNSFAAPIAPWVSGAGGANAGFGSAGKDAVRLPGLQNWNLSLFKTVPLSSKEGGPGLELRFESFNVFNHTQFNAIDANTNDSNFGQVTSAYDPRTLQLGAKIHF
- a CDS encoding DUF1772 domain-containing protein, whose translation is MHLFNIATLFVVLTLFGVEFSVSAFVNPAARRLEPESQLKMLSRLALVLGKVMPVWYPISALLTGIQTWLRWNTPGRAILLTADAIWVLISVASVFVLVPLASRLAEGTADWQRINRVWERRHRVRIAALAVTALLLTYEVVR
- a CDS encoding tetratricopeptide repeat protein — its product is MRRLKSLTLMLLVVSESAVLLRSQNDLAAQASELMRNGKFHDAELIWRQLEVKYPKNVSVHNALGFTLAQEGQLASATAEYRKSLALDPHQTDVSLNLGLAEFKQGHFAAAVPAFEAVTKARPEDQRAVLLLGMSHYGLHSYAKATPYLQKAIASDPSNLELRNTLAQNCLWAKQYDCAMDEFKSILAANPDAVQAHMLFAQALDATDKTPEAIQELEEAARLSPREPVLHFELGYLYYKQRDPDKAKQEFELEIKNNPGYAQSYLYLGDIALHSNDNAAAEPLLKKAVELQDESRLVYLDLGSIYADQSRNQEAVAALKHAIALDPAQPDAHYRLARLYSAIGEKDKAAQEFARTKQLHSEKEDSLIEKVSGGGLPPN
- a CDS encoding bifunctional YncE family protein/alkaline phosphatase family protein, with the protein product MNANSAAISPDGSKLYVTLATENSVAVVDLPSGRVEGRIPTGWYPTSVSVSPNGSMLYVSTFKSNSGPNPGNAGPNPDFLTQRSYPLEKAQLNIIPVPSRGELQELSDRVDKNNGLSNRAEDPTMAFLQNKIHHVIYIIKENKTYDQVLGDLDRGNGDPTLNQWPQPISPNHHSLALTFGLLDNFYATAEVSGTGWDWSTYGHSTEYNEKTVPVNYGNGGSGVTSDSEGTNRFIGVGLPEFAKNPTPFNERLLTLLDPTGSSNILPGAKNVDSPEGANDDLDADKIGGYLWDSALRAQKTVRNYGFYLDQAYYISSGGDPTKADPNVPTYIPISPTPFTSQIKQAVAEQPALIGLTDQYYRGFDQNNADTYLVNEWQRDMAVSGLPNLTLLRLPHDHNGSFSTAIAGLGTPALQISDNDYAIGRIADIISHSKYWQDTAIFILEDDAQNGSDHVDSHRSFAYIISPYSKRGVTISTNYNTVNMLRTIEDVMGIHHLNFRDADAAPMANVFTRKPDFTPYSAIIPGDLCVSPVDPNLVPACQNPVAKITPAIPQLHDAAWWAAKTKGFDFTDADRVDADAFNRILWEGTMGEEVPYPTVRSRQDLRNNRAQLIKQWQNSKVQVKQASGSTSGGQ